The following DNA comes from Halorhabdus tiamatea SARL4B.
GACGTTTTTCGCCGCGTTGTAGTCGCCGTCTACTTCGTACCCACACTCGTTGCACGCGAACCAGCCCGTTGCGCCGTCGCGGTTCGTACTGGACTGGTGGCCGCACTTCGAGCAGGTCTGCGAAGAAAAGGCAGGGTTGACCGACTCAACGCGGATACCGTACTCGGCGGCCTTGTACGCAATTTGCTCTTGAAGTTCGCGGAACGCCCAGTTGTGCATCTGCCGCTTCAGGCGCTCGTTGTGGGCGTCCATTCGCTCGCGGATGTGGGTCAAGTCTTCGACGGCGATGTACGAACAGTCGTGGCGCAGGGCTTCCTCCACGATTCCACGCGAGATGTTGTGCAGGCGGTTCAGGACGAAGCGGTTTTCCCGTCCCGACAGTCGCCGTAACGCCTGCCGAGCGGAACGGGTGCCTTTGTCCTGAAGGCTCCGTCTCACGCGGAAATAGTGGTTCTGCCCCCACAGCAGTTCACCACCGTCGAAGAACCGTCCCGTGCTGGTCACGGCGACGTTCTTCAGGTTCAAGTCCACACCAAGCACACGGTCGCCATCACGCTGGTCTACCTCCTTCTGAATGACGATGTGGAGGTAGAACGTATCCTCGTCGGGACGGTAGTGGAGCGTCCCCATCCGCTTCTCGTAGTCGTCGTCTTCGAGGTACGACCGCTGGTACTCGCCAAGCACGAAGGCGGCTTCGACGCGCCCGTTGACCGTCGAGAGCGTGGCGTACTCGTCTTTGATGGTTAGCGTGCGCTTGTCGTAGACTGCGGATGGTTCATCGAACGAGGGGAGTGGGCGGCTGTTGCCCTTTTCCCACTCCGTGACGGTGCTTTTCATCGCTTCGACGGCCTTCGAGTAGGCCCGCACCACGAGGTTTGCGGGGAGGTCGGTTTCGTCCCGGAGGTCGTGGTACACTTCGTCGTGGATGGTGGACTTGTTGAGAATCAGGTCGCCGTCGTCGCCTTTACCGTGGTCGATAGTGTAGTTGGCGGCGGTGTTGAACTGCTGGATGGTCTGCTGGAGGTCGTCGCGCCGCTCCTCGGGCACATCGAGTTTGACGGGAACGGTGCGTTTGACCTCCATCACACTCTCACATACGGACGCCTTGTTTATATATTCTGTGTCAGCGTTGGGGAGTCAGCCCTGCCATCGTCGGTGGTTTGCCCCACGGAGCTTACGCGCTTCCTCCCACCCGTGAACGGGTGGGCTTCCGCGCTGTACCGCTGTGATCTGGCCCGTCTGTGGGGGTGGCTTCGCCTGGTCGAGCCAACTCATACTGCCGGCTGTAACAGACTGAAGGAATTCGCCACCCCGGTGTGGCGAATATCTTTACGAACTTACAGCCGGCAGTATCAGCGCTGGTCTCGAACGCCCGCAGTCCGGACAGACTGTTCAGGGCCGGGACGGTCGTATTCGACGGTGTCGATCCTGCCGAAACCAGTTTGTGACAGATCGCT
Coding sequences within:
- a CDS encoding RNA-guided endonuclease InsQ/TnpB family protein, coding for MEVKRTVPVKLDVPEERRDDLQQTIQQFNTAANYTIDHGKGDDGDLILNKSTIHDEVYHDLRDETDLPANLVVRAYSKAVEAMKSTVTEWEKGNSRPLPSFDEPSAVYDKRTLTIKDEYATLSTVNGRVEAAFVLGEYQRSYLEDDDYEKRMGTLHYRPDEDTFYLHIVIQKEVDQRDGDRVLGVDLNLKNVAVTSTGRFFDGGELLWGQNHYFRVRRSLQDKGTRSARQALRRLSGRENRFVLNRLHNISRGIVEEALRHDCSYIAVEDLTHIRERMDAHNERLKRQMHNWAFRELQEQIAYKAAEYGIRVESVNPAFSSQTCSKCGHQSSTNRDGATGWFACNECGYEVDGDYNAAKNVGLRLLALPSGKRPGGLGNGQLALKSGTLNVSDVSNVHSSLEFERESTDKPTASALSLTHNSIL